TCTGACTGACACTTCTCCTGGCTAACACTTCAGGTGCCTGCCACTTCTTTAGCTCCATGTCGTCCACTTCTCCCGTTGAGCcattctgtgttttcctgcGGTAAGCTGCGCTCAGTCCCCACAGCTTTGCTGTCAGATCTGCACCAACCAGAACACTGCGAGCTCCTATGTTGCCATGGATGCAGCTCTGACTGTGCAGGTACTCCTGTGTGTAGATGTGTTAAAGACAGGGTAAGATGCTTGACATTATGACTTTCAGTACCTGCCACTATGATGGCATACTGAGAACTggacagaaacatttacatacttTAACTTAAATATGACAACAAGGAATAAGAAATGTATATATCAACTCCCTCAGataatttacataaatacagtattggACACAGATAGCAATTATACCCACCAGAGCAGAAGCCACTTGTCCTGCCATATTGAAGATCCTCTTCTCTGTCATTCCATGTGAAGAGTCTAAACCCGAGTTATCCTTCAGAGACCAGGAAGAAAAAATGTTAGTCAGTCTTTGTTAGCAAGATTGCCGCGGTTTAAGTCAGACTACCTGATCTGCTTTTTATGTTAGTCCAGATACCCCACACTGACATGATATGTTTGTCGAACTTGTCTGTGTCGTATTAGAAATGGGTAAATATGCTATTGCTGTCCATCAGCTTTAAGATATTTTTTTCCTACACTGCCCCACAAAGGCAAAAAGCAGTTATTACTTTAAGAATATTACAATTTCAAAGTCAACCATCAAATGTATTGAACAGTATTCAGTACTCTTCTGTAAAATTGATTTGGTTTGAGTTGCTGatatatttgaaaatgtatCAACACTTTATTAGAGATTTCAAGTTTTCCTTTAGTTTATTCAAAGAAATATAGCTTCTGAATTTAGCACACACCCTGAAGTGAGTAAGTGATAAGAATTAGACAACAGTACCGTTCTACATCTCCACAGGAATCCCAGCAGGTCTCTGTGTTGGAGCTCTTCCAGCTCAATCCTTAGTGGTGGCTGCACTGAATTCACATCCAGCAGTGCAGGTATGAAAGGGTGAGGCCCCAGTTGAGACAGGAAGGAAGCAAAACCCaaaaactgctgcttctcactTCTATTTGATGATTCTGGAGAAGAATTTAGATGTTGGAATattgtggtgttttgttttttaaccagTCACTGAGAAGTAGTGTTCTTCTTCTGCAGTAAGCAGTAGACCTCTGTGTTTGATATTTGACATTGTACAGCTTAGTTACCTTTTAGCACCCTTAGAATGACATGTCTGTTGTTCCTCTGTGCTCTGTAGACGCTGACTGGGTCGTTAGGGTTGCTGGGTAAGGTCTGTGGCAGAATAGTGACATGGCTAAAGGAACTAGCCTGCCTCTGTGTGGACGTCTGTGGTACTGCAGCCAGAGTTGTCTTGGCATTATGCTGAACTTGTTGAACTGACATTGGCAGCTGCTCATGTTCCAGTGGGTTTATACCTGGGGGTGCTATTGAAAGACAGAGTTAGAGTTAAAAACATAACAAGACTAGGAGAGAAAACGGACAAAGTTATGTTTGCTTACCGTCAATGCCTGTAAGGTTATGTCTATggctgtgcctgtgtgtgtgtctgtttgtgtgcctATGGGTGTCCCTGTGTGCATGACTGTGTTGTGGGCTTTTGTAGTGCCGAGGGGCTGTGGTCCGACTTCGCTTCCGACTTGGACAAAACCTCAAGAAACACACAGCCACTAAGGTGATCAGGGTTAACCCGAGGAGAATTGAAGGGACGATTATTATCTCTAGTTCATGTGCCTTTATtgctgagaaagaaagaagcaataGATATCATGTTAAAGAAGTTGTCATGTTAAACATGCTGTTAATGACAAATTGATCTGATTAGGCCTgtcacacaaaatacattttatttctgctaCAGTGAATAGATGCTGCTCCCGTCATCAACTCTTTCAACCCTGTGTTTATGCATATGTGTctcatcatttcaaataaagGTTTGGGCTTCTATGGGCACTCGGACAGGATCCGTATGTATGCTGATAAACAGGTTACATC
Above is a genomic segment from Anabas testudineus chromosome 11, fAnaTes1.2, whole genome shotgun sequence containing:
- the styk1a gene encoding tyrosine-protein kinase STYK1 — translated: MSSNSTTTTCAPNDTLCTIKAHELEIIIVPSILLGLTLITLVAVCFLRFCPSRKRSRTTAPRHYKSPQHSHAHRDTHRHTNRHTHRHSHRHNLTGIDAPPGINPLEHEQLPMSVQQVQHNAKTTLAAVPQTSTQRQASSFSHVTILPQTLPSNPNDPVSVYRAQRNNRHVILRVLKESSNRSEKQQFLGFASFLSQLGPHPFIPALLDVNSVQPPLRIELEELQHRDLLGFLWRCRTDNSGLDSSHGMTEKRIFNMAGQVASALEYLHSQSCIHGNIGARSVLVGADLTAKLWGLSAAYRRKTQNGSTGEVDDMELKKWQAPEVLARRSVSQSSDIWSFGVLLYEMVTLGDPPFAQVLSTELLQYLQRGKHLKRPAACSSSLYSIIKSCCQWNSQQRLSMSNLIRTLQAGEQSANERTLITVAEPINTERYLREAGYGDAYNYAVF